The Streptomyces sp. TG1A-8 genome has a window encoding:
- a CDS encoding FAD-dependent oxidoreductase: MPQPRKILVIGGGAAGNAVTILLRRAGYAVDLVEAKDDWNATAGSGITLQGNALRVLREVGVWDQVQASGFGFDSVGITAPDGTVLHVQEDLRTGGDGLPATVGMQRPQLQQILIEAVRAGDASVRLGTTADILSQDADGVSVRLSDGTEGRYDLVVAADGLGSATRAVIGITDKPEPTGMAIWRISARRPAGVTRTDLAYGGPAYIAGYCPTSEDTIYAYVVEANRDRASIPAESYADEMRRLTRHYGGFWPEITEHITDPAKVNYTWFDRMLVEDSWHRGRVVLVGDAAHCCPPTLAQGAAMSLEDAWVLAQLLTGSDAWDDALFQTYYERRIARVRPVVEASVQIGRWQLDGVRDADVPGLMGRTMTMLRELP; the protein is encoded by the coding sequence ATGCCCCAACCCCGCAAGATCCTCGTCATCGGCGGCGGTGCCGCCGGCAACGCCGTGACGATCCTGCTGCGCCGCGCCGGGTACGCGGTGGACCTGGTCGAGGCCAAGGACGACTGGAACGCCACCGCCGGTTCTGGCATCACCCTCCAGGGCAACGCCCTGCGCGTCCTGCGCGAAGTGGGTGTCTGGGACCAGGTGCAGGCGTCCGGGTTCGGCTTCGACTCGGTCGGCATCACCGCCCCCGACGGCACCGTCCTGCACGTCCAGGAGGACCTGCGCACCGGCGGCGACGGCCTGCCCGCCACCGTGGGCATGCAGCGGCCACAGCTCCAGCAGATCCTCATTGAGGCGGTGCGAGCCGGCGACGCCTCGGTCCGGCTGGGCACCACCGCCGATATCCTGAGTCAGGACGCCGACGGCGTCTCCGTCCGGTTGAGCGACGGCACCGAGGGCCGCTACGACCTGGTGGTCGCCGCCGACGGCCTCGGCTCCGCCACCCGCGCCGTGATCGGCATCACGGACAAGCCGGAGCCGACCGGCATGGCCATCTGGCGGATCAGCGCCCGCCGCCCGGCCGGCGTCACCCGCACCGACCTGGCCTACGGCGGCCCGGCGTACATCGCCGGCTACTGCCCGACCAGCGAAGACACAATCTACGCGTACGTCGTCGAGGCCAACCGTGACCGGGCGTCGATCCCTGCGGAGTCGTACGCCGACGAGATGCGCCGCCTCACCCGGCACTACGGCGGGTTCTGGCCGGAGATCACCGAGCACATCACCGACCCGGCGAAGGTCAACTACACCTGGTTCGACCGGATGCTGGTCGAGGACTCATGGCACCGCGGCCGGGTCGTGCTCGTCGGTGACGCCGCGCACTGCTGCCCGCCCACCCTCGCGCAGGGCGCCGCCATGTCCCTGGAGGACGCCTGGGTGCTGGCACAGCTCCTGACCGGTAGTGACGCCTGGGACGACGCACTGTTCCAGACGTACTACGAGCGGCGGATAGCCCGCGTCCGGCCGGTGGTCGAAGCGTCGGTGCAGATCGGGCGGTGGCAGTTGGACGGCGTTCGCGACGCCGACGTGCCCGGCCTGATGGGCCGCACCATGACGATGCTCCGGGAGCTGCCGTGA
- a CDS encoding amidohydrolase family protein, whose amino-acid sequence MTTPTVDVHAHVLLPEVDALVDGLPGHVEARALDARRNGPEALAVSGPMVRDRIPLLTDVTARLAAMDAQGVDVQLVSPSPSHYHYWADEQTAEKVYRLANEATAAHCSTAPDRLRGLGLVPLQHPELAARALDHALAQGLLGVEISSHAPGRELSDPDYAPLWARAEETGAILFLHPFGCTLDERLDRWYLSNTVGQPTENAVALSHLIFSGVLDRHPGLKVLAAHGGGYLPTHIGRSDHAWSARADAGSGCAHLPSSYLRRLWFDSLVHDPHVLRELVRAAGADRVLLGSDFPFDMGSDDPVGALRAARLTDSDFQAVRGGNAAALLRKD is encoded by the coding sequence GTGACCACCCCCACCGTCGACGTCCACGCCCATGTCCTGCTGCCCGAGGTCGACGCACTCGTCGACGGCCTACCCGGGCACGTCGAGGCACGGGCCCTGGACGCCCGCCGCAACGGCCCCGAGGCCCTCGCCGTGAGCGGGCCGATGGTCCGCGACCGGATCCCGCTGCTCACCGACGTCACCGCCCGGCTGGCGGCGATGGACGCACAGGGCGTGGACGTGCAACTGGTCAGCCCCTCGCCGTCGCACTACCACTACTGGGCGGACGAGCAGACCGCCGAGAAGGTGTACCGGCTCGCCAACGAAGCGACCGCGGCGCACTGTTCGACCGCCCCGGACCGGCTGCGCGGCCTGGGCCTCGTGCCGCTCCAGCACCCCGAATTGGCGGCGCGGGCCCTCGACCACGCCCTGGCACAGGGGCTGCTCGGCGTGGAGATCTCCAGCCACGCCCCAGGCCGGGAACTGTCCGACCCGGACTACGCCCCCCTGTGGGCGCGGGCCGAGGAGACCGGGGCAATCCTTTTCTTGCACCCCTTCGGATGCACCCTCGACGAGCGGCTGGACCGGTGGTACCTGTCCAACACCGTCGGGCAGCCCACCGAGAACGCCGTCGCTCTCTCCCACCTGATCTTCTCCGGGGTCCTGGACCGGCACCCCGGCCTGAAAGTGCTCGCGGCGCACGGTGGTGGCTACCTACCCACCCACATCGGCCGCTCCGACCACGCCTGGTCGGCCCGCGCCGACGCCGGGAGCGGCTGCGCGCACCTGCCCAGCAGCTATCTGCGGCGGCTGTGGTTCGACTCGCTCGTGCACGACCCGCACGTCCTGCGGGAGCTGGTCCGGGCGGCCGGCGCCGACCGGGTCCTGCTCGGCTCCGACTTCCCCTTCGACATGGGCAGCGACGACCCGGTCGGCGCGCTGCGCGCCGCCCGCCTCACCGACTCCGACTTCCAGGCCGTACGAGGCGGCAACGCCGCCGCCCTCCTCCGGAAGGACTGA
- a CDS encoding VOC family protein, with the protein MRLLTHLRHVDLAVPDYDKQLDFYAGVWGLTRVAEDSGISFLAAEGSPEQYVIRLRKAEEKRLDLVSYGAASAADADTLAERFLAGGVQLITQPGKVDTPGGGYGFRFFDVDGRTIEVSADVEVRQHRKIEEKEAIPVKLSHVVLNSPDLNRTREWYERHLGFRLSDTLSSPHMGEVMHFMRISSQHHSMALAKGPHTSLHHVSFEMRGIDEYMRGSGRVIRAGFKKLWGPGRHMAGDNTFTYFLDPHGNTVEYTTELECLDEDTWHPHVYDFSQPEVTDQWGTANPMNELVAKESFNDPDRGVFIAPPV; encoded by the coding sequence ATGCGCCTGCTGACCCACCTGAGGCACGTCGACCTCGCCGTACCCGACTACGACAAGCAGCTCGACTTTTACGCCGGCGTCTGGGGCCTGACCAGGGTTGCCGAGGACTCCGGCATCTCCTTTCTCGCCGCTGAGGGCTCCCCCGAGCAGTACGTGATCCGGCTGCGCAAGGCCGAGGAGAAGCGCCTCGACCTCGTCTCCTACGGCGCCGCGTCCGCCGCCGACGCCGACACCCTCGCCGAGCGGTTCCTCGCCGGAGGCGTGCAGCTGATCACCCAACCCGGCAAGGTCGACACCCCCGGCGGCGGCTACGGCTTCCGGTTCTTCGACGTCGACGGCCGCACCATCGAGGTCTCCGCCGACGTGGAGGTCAGGCAGCACCGGAAGATCGAGGAGAAGGAGGCGATCCCGGTCAAACTGAGCCACGTCGTCCTCAACTCCCCCGACTTGAACCGCACGCGGGAGTGGTACGAGCGGCACCTCGGATTCCGGCTCTCCGACACTCTGTCCTCGCCGCACATGGGCGAGGTCATGCACTTCATGCGGATCAGCAGCCAGCACCACTCCATGGCGCTGGCGAAGGGCCCGCACACCTCCCTGCACCACGTCTCCTTCGAGATGCGCGGCATCGACGAATACATGCGCGGCTCGGGGCGTGTCATCCGGGCGGGCTTCAAGAAGCTCTGGGGACCGGGCCGGCACATGGCCGGGGACAACACGTTCACGTACTTCCTCGACCCGCACGGCAACACCGTCGAGTACACCACCGAGCTGGAGTGCCTGGACGAGGACACCTGGCACCCGCACGTCTACGACTTCTCGCAGCCCGAGGTCACCGACCAGTGGGGCACCGCCAACCCGATGAACGAACTCGTCGCCAAGGAGTCCTTCAACGACCCCGACCGCGGCGTCTTCATCGCCCCGCCGGTCTAG
- a CDS encoding MBL fold metallo-hydrolase, translating into MPPRTTRLSRRGLLVGGAAATALTVTPQAAAAPGGTGPGTSRTDKGTVVHLLGTAGGPPPYGERMGIASAVTVGGDTYLVDCGRGAVTQYLRAGLSMPSLKGIFLTHLHADHIVDYFNFPLLCAGVMPLQPGFSGTVRVWGPGPSDTVTEGPVTPGEPAPGIIETTRRANATFAASTNAFVTEGFGIDPVSVLNVAELSARPGTVITLLETATMKVTATRVPHGNMSPSYAYRFDTADGSVVFSGDTSRSDDLIALARGCDLRRCHVG; encoded by the coding sequence ATGCCTCCTCGTACGACCCGGCTGTCCCGTCGCGGCCTGCTGGTCGGCGGCGCGGCCGCCACCGCTCTCACCGTCACCCCGCAGGCCGCCGCGGCACCCGGCGGCACCGGGCCGGGCACGTCCCGGACGGACAAGGGCACGGTGGTGCACCTGCTGGGCACGGCGGGCGGCCCCCCGCCGTACGGCGAGCGCATGGGCATCGCCTCCGCCGTGACCGTCGGCGGCGACACCTACCTGGTGGACTGCGGGCGGGGCGCGGTGACCCAGTACCTGCGGGCGGGCCTGTCCATGCCGTCGCTGAAGGGGATCTTCCTCACCCACCTGCACGCCGATCACATCGTGGACTACTTCAACTTCCCACTGTTGTGCGCAGGCGTGATGCCGCTCCAGCCCGGGTTCAGCGGTACCGTGCGCGTGTGGGGGCCGGGTCCGAGCGACACGGTCACCGAGGGCCCCGTCACCCCTGGTGAGCCCGCGCCCGGCATCATCGAGACCACCCGGCGCGCGAACGCCACGTTCGCCGCCTCCACCAACGCCTTCGTCACCGAGGGCTTCGGCATCGACCCGGTGTCCGTGCTCAACGTGGCCGAGCTGTCGGCGCGGCCCGGCACGGTGATCACCCTCCTGGAGACGGCCACCATGAAGGTGACGGCGACCAGGGTCCCGCACGGCAACATGTCCCCCTCGTACGCGTACCGGTTCGACACCGCGGACGGCTCCGTGGTTTTCTCCGGCGACACCAGCCGCAGCGACGACCTCATCGCGCTGGCCCGCGGCTGCGATCTGCGGCGCTGTCACGTTGGCTGA